A genomic stretch from Lathyrus oleraceus cultivar Zhongwan6 chromosome 2, CAAS_Psat_ZW6_1.0, whole genome shotgun sequence includes:
- the LOC127122410 gene encoding uncharacterized protein LOC127122410: MDLVCLPLHQIDIILGMNWLEFNYVHINGYSKIIKFPEFGDYRELMFLSTKQVKELLEDDTQMFSMFASLKVDNKATSVDLPVVCNFPDVFPDDISDLPPERKIEFSIDMIPGTNHMSMAPYRISTSGLGELNK, encoded by the coding sequence ATGGACTTGGTTTGTCTACCTTTGCATCAAATCGATATTATTCTTGGAATGAACTGGTTGGAGTTCAACTATGTTCATATCAATGGCTACAGCAAAATCATCAAGTTCCCAGAGTTTGGTGATTATCGAGAGCTGATGTTTTTATCTACTAAGCAAGTAAAAGAACTCTTAGAAGATGACACTCAGATGTTTTCAATGTTTGCATCATTGAAAGTCGACAATAAGGCTACAAGTGTTGATCTGCCTGTTGTGTGCAATTTCCCAGATGTATTTCCAGATGATATCAGTGACTTGCCACCAGAGCGTAAAATTGAGTTTTCCATTGATATGATACCTGGTACCAATCATATGTCGATGGCTCCATATAGGATATCAACTTCAGGGTTGGGTGAATTGAATAAATAG